Genomic window (Tolypothrix sp. NIES-4075):
CAAAGCTTTGGTTGCATTAGATTATCAAATTTGAAGATGCTGTTTGCTTGTTTTCAAGAGTGAAACGCACTCGCAGCCTGGGGTTCTGCAAAGGGTTGCGGAGTTTTTGAGGGATACATCCAAAGCTAATGGTCTGTTTCATTAGTTTTGCGGGCTTGTAGTGAGCGATTTATCGCTCAAACAAGCACTCTTCGTGCTGACTACGTATCCATCAAAATTAATGGGACAGACCACTAATAGTCCACCACAGCAATTTTGATGGTCTGCAAGATCCCCGACTTCTTGAAGAAGTCGGGGATCTGACCACTCGTAACCCTTCATAGTTGATGTAGGGAACTACTAATTGTACTTGTCGATCGCCTGCTTAAAGCTGTTGTCCTTCTTTACACACGTTAAATGCGATGTCTACGACGGGCTACGGATAAAAGAAAACTGAGTTAGAAAAAGCTGATTTGTGGGCAAACTACTTTTAATAAATAGCTGATTTAACGTTGATGAAGTATGAATACAGCAGTTGAGCCGATGGACAAGCTTTTAGGCTATCGAATTAGCGAACAACTTTATGCAGGCTCTAGAACCTTAGTTTATCGTGCTATTCGAGAAGCGGATCAACTTCCAGTGGTCATCAAACTGCTTCAGCAGGAGTATCCCACCTTTAACGAACTGCTGCTGTTCCGTAATCAGTATACTATTGCTAAAAATCTTGACCTACCTGGTATTGTTCATCCCTACAGTCTAGAAGCTTACCGCAACAGCTATGCTTTGGTAATGGAGGATTTTGGCGGTATTTCCCTCAGAGATTGGATGAACACAAGAACGGAGAGCAACCAATCCACTCTGACAGAGTTCTTGGACATTGCGATCGCTCTGAGCAATATTCTTGATGGACTCTATCGCCATCGAGTTATCCACAAAGACATCAAGCCTGCTAACATCCTCATTAACCCAGAAACTAAGCAAGTCAAGTTAATTGACTTTAGCATTGCCTCTGTTTTACCCAGAGAAAGCCGGGAAATTTACAGTCCTAATGTTTTAGAAGGTACTCTTGCCTACCTTTCCCCCGAACAAACCGGACGGATGAATCGCGGAATTGACTATCGCAGTGATTATTATTCTCTCGGCGTTACCTTCTATGAATTGCTGGCTGGACATCTACCCTTTGAGTCTAACGATCCGATGGAGTTGGTTCACTGTCATATTGCCAAGCAACCAGAACAATTAAGAGGTAGGAGGGATGAAGAAATTCCTCAAGTTCTTTGTGAGATTGTGATGAAATTGATGGCGAAAAATGCTGAAGAACGCTATCAAACAGCATTAGGGCTGAAATTTGATTTAGAAAAATGTTTGTCTGAATTTCAGGAAACTGGCAGGGTTAAATCCTTTAAATTAGGTGAGCGGGATATTTGCGATCGCTTCATTATCCCAGAAAAACTTTACGGTCGCCAAGCCGAAGTTGAAAATTTACTGGATGCCTTTGAGAGAGTCAGCCAGGGAAACACTGAAATTATGTTAGTTGCAGGTTTCTCTGGGATTGGCAAAACTGCTGTGGTTAATGAAGTCCACAAGCCAATTGTGCGACAACGGGGTTATTTCATTAAAGGTAAATTTGACCAGTTCCAGCGCAACATTCCTTTCTCTGGCTTTGTGCAAGCTTTTCGAGAGTTAATACGGCAACTGCTGAGTGAAACTGATGCCCAATTTGAGCAATGGAAGCGCAAAATTCTCTCTGCTTTGGGTGAGAACGGACAAGTGATGATTGAGGTGATTCCAGAACTGGAAAGTATGATTGGTAAACAGCCACCTGCGCCGGAAATTTCTGGAAATGCGGCACAAAATCGCTTCAATTCGCTGTTTTTAAAGTTAACTCAAGTCTTCACTGCATCAGAACATCCATTAGCGATCTTTATTGACGATCTGCAATGGGCAGATTCTGCTTCTTTAAAGTTAATGCACTTGTTAATGAGCGAAGCTGACATCGGCTATCTACTGTTAATTGGTGCTTATCGAGATAACGAAGTCAACCCAGTACATCCGCTTATGCTGACTTTAGAAGAGATTCAAAAGTTAGGTGCTACAGTCAATACGATTACCTTATTACCCCTCGATCGGGTTTCTATCAATCATTTGGTTGCAGATACATTAAGTTGCTCTTTAGCTTTAGCCACACCCTTAACAGAATTAGTCTTGAGCAAAACTAAAGGTAATCCTTTCTTCAGTACCCAGTTTCTCAAGGCACTACATCAAGATCAACTAATTACATTTAATTTTAATGGTGGTTATTGGGAATGCGATATTGCTCAGGTGCGATCGCTCGCTCTTACTGATGATGTCGTAGAATTCATGGCAATTCAACTTCAGAAGTTATCAACCAAAACTCAAGAAGTTTTCAAGTTAGCAGCTTGTGTAGGAAACCAATTTGATTTAAAGACATTAGCGATCGTCCATGAAAAATCCCAGTTGGAAACAGCCACAGATTTTTGGAAAGCATTGCAAGATGGATTGATTATCCCTACCAATGAGGTCTACAAATTCTACCAAGAGGAGTCAGAATTTACAATTAAGGATTCAGAGTTGAAGCAACACAATTTTCCTGATTCCTGTTATTACAAATTTCTCCACGATCGGGTTCAGCAAGCTGCTTATTCTCTGATTCCTGAATCTCAAAAGAAAGCTACTCATTTAAAAATTGGGCAATTACTCTTAAATAATACATCATCTGAAGTTCTTGAAGCCAGCATTTTTGATATTGTTAATCAGTTAAATGAGGGGATTGATATAATTCATGAACCAGCCCAAAAATCTCATCTGGCTCAACTGAATCTAATTGCTGGGAAGAAAGCCAAAGCTTCAACCGCTTATAGAGCAGCAGTTAAGTATTTCGCATTGGGCAGACAATTGCTAACAGAAGAAAGTTGGCAAGCTAACTATAAACTCACGTTTGAATTATATAAAGAGTCTGCGGAGTGTGAATATTTAACTAGCGATTTTAGTCAAGCAGAGACATTATTTAATGTAGCATTAAATCGTAGCCAAGATAAATTTGAAAAGGCAGACATTTATGCTATTGAGATGTACCTGAAAATGACTCAAGGTGAAAACATCGAAGCTAGTATTAAATCTGGACTGAAAGGTTTGAGCATCATGGGGATGCATCTGCCTGTTACTTCTGAAGAACAGCAAGCTGCCATCGAAACTGAACTTCAAGAATTAACAGCTAAACTTGCAGTAATTCCCACAGCAAATTTATTCAATTTGCCTGAGATGATAGATCCAGAGAAGAAAGTTTGCATGAGTCTTTTAGCTGATCTTTGGGCAGCAGCTTACATGGGAGGAGATCAATACCTCAGTTGTTTGGCTCCTCTATTAATGATCAGTTTATCGTTGAGATATGGCAATGCAGAAAGCTCTGGTTTTGCTTACTGTTTATATGGAATGAATCTGGCAAATCAAGGAAATTATCAAACGGCTTATGAGTTCGGTACATTAGCACTAAAACTTGACCGTCACTTCAATAGCACCCAATTTATTTTTAAGACCAATAATATCTTTGCCCACACCACAAATCCCTACAATCAGCATTTAAAAACGAATTTACCACTTTCTCAGCAATCATTCCAAATATGTCAAGAAACTGGAAATTTGGTGTTTGGTGTTTGGGCGGTTTCCTTTTTGATTTGGGCAATGTTAATTAAAGGCGATCGCCTCTCAGATGTTTACGCGGAAACTGAAAAATATCTGAGTTATGTCCAACAGGTTAATGATGCCAATATGCTGTATGCATTTACTTTACAGCGGCAGTTTTTATTGAGTCTGCAAGATATATCTAAAACCACCGATTTATTAGACGATCGCCATGACGAAGATATTCCCTATATCGAAGTGTGGAGACAGAAGAATAACTTTGAACATGGAATTAATTGGTACTGCTTTCTCAAAATCCAATTGTCGTACCTTTATGGTCGCTACGCAGATGCTGTGGAAGCAGCAGAAGAAGCTGAGAAAACGCTTGGTTGTAACTCTGGTTTCTTCCCAATTATTCAGTATCATTTCTATTATCCACTCAGTTTGATAGCTCTCTATCCCAATGTGACATTAGAGAAGAAAAAGCAGTATTGGGACATTATTCGAGAGCATCAACAAATTCAGAAAACCTGGGCGAATAGTTGTCCAGACAACTTTCTACATCGATATCTCTTGTTATCTGCGGAAATAGCAAGAATTTCTGGCAAGTATATGGATGCAATCGAATCATACGATCGCGCCATTGCTAAAGCCAAAGAAAACGAATATGTCAACGAAGAAGCTCTCGCTAACGAACTTGCAGCCAAGTTTTATTTAGAATGGGGCAAAGAACGCATTGCCCAAGAGTATTTAATTAATGCTTACTATTGCTACACCCGTTGGGGCGCTAAAGCCAAAGTTGATGACTTAGAACAGCATTATCCACAACTGCTAGCCCCGATTTTACAACAAAGGCGTTCACCACTCACACCCAATGAGACGTTCGCAAATATTGACAGCATTAATACCTTTCACCCAAGCATTCATAAATCAGTAACCTCTAGCAGCAACACATCAGTAATGCTAGATTTGGCAACAGTTTTAAAAGCTTCTCAGACTCTCTCCAGTGAAATTGAACTTGATAAATTACTTACGAAGCTGCTGCAAGTGGTGATTGAAAATGCTGGAGCAGATAAGTGTGCGTTACTACTACTTAAAGAAGGTAGATTGGTAGTTGAGGCAACTGCTCAAGTTGGGCAGCATTCAACGGTGTTACAGTCCATTTTTATGGAAGATAGTGCAGACGTTCCTCATAGCCTAATTTACGCCGTCAAACGCAGCCTGCAATTTACCGTCATCACTAATATAACAATGCATCCGGCGCTAATGGCTGACCCCTACATAATTCGTCAGCAACCAAAAAGCTTGCTGTGTACACCAATTTTCTATCAAGGCAAACTCTTAGGGATTTTGTATTTAGAAAATAATCTTACTACTGGGGCGTTTACAAGCGATCGCGTCGAAATTCTTAATCTATTATGTACTCAAGCTGCAATTTCATTAGAAAATGCCCGACTTTATCAGCAAGCACAAGATACTCTAGAAAACCTTGGACAGACTGAACAATTTTTACGGTTAATTATCAACAATATCCCCCAGCATGTTTTCTGGAAAGACCGCAATAGTGTTTATTTAGGATGTAACCAGAAATTTGCTCAAATTTCTGGTGTAGGAGTGCCAGAAAATATTATTGGTAAAACAGACTACGACCTTCCCTGGATTCGTGCAAAATCAGATTATTATGTAGAGCGCGATCGCCGCATTCTGGAGTCTGGACAAGCTGAACTCAACATTATTGAGACCATCCAGAAAGTAGACGAAAAACAAACATGGTCGAATACAAATAAAATTCCCTTACGAGATAGAGAAGGAAACGTTTTTGGCATCCTTGGTACCTCTGAAGACATCACCGAACGCCATGAAGCACAACAATTGCTACAACAGCAAAAGCAACAATTAGAAGAAGCGTTACAAGAACTCCAAACGATGCAATTGCAATTAGTGCAGGGTGAAAAAATGTCTGCACTTGGTAATTTAGTCGCAGGTGTTGCCCATGAAATCAACAATCCTGTCGGCTTCATTGCTGGCAACTTACAACCAGCAAAAGATTATGTCAAAGATTTGCTTGGTCTAATTAATCTTTATCAAGAAAAGTTTCCTAATCCCGGCTCAGATATTCAAGATGAAATTGATGCTATCGACCTGAATTATGTACGCGAAGATTTACCTAAATTGCTGGACTCAATGAAATTAGGTGTTAGCTGTATCCGCAGTATTAGTATTAGTTTGCGAACCTTCTCTAGAGCAGATAAGGATTATAAAGTTCCTTTTGATATTCACGAAGGCATTGACAGTACTATTCTGATTCTCAGACACCGTTTAAAAGCTAATGAAAACCGTCCAGCAATTGAGGTAGTGAAGAATTATGGCAAACTACCCCTAGTGGAATGCTTTGCTGGACAACTTAACCAAGTGTTTATGAACTTGTTAGCAAATGCCATTGATGCACTTGAACAATACAATACAGAACGGAGTTTGGAAGCGATTCTTGCCAACCCCAATTGCATCACCATTCAAACCCGTGTAGCAGACTCAGGTCAGAATATTTTGATTAAGATTGCTGATAACGGGGTGGGGATGTCACCGGAGGTTAAACAAAAAGTATTTGACCATTTGTTCACCACCAAGGCTGTAGGAAAAGGCACTGGATTAGGATTAGCGATCGCTCGTCAAATTATTGTAGAAGCACATGGCGGTTCACTCTCTTGTACTTCCGAACTTGGAAAAGGTACAGAGTTTGTCATTCAAATCTCTACTCAACAAAAATGAATAGTTCTGAGTTTAGTTAACGTAATGCGTAGCCCGTGCTAACTACTTTTTACTCAAAACTCTTGATTTTTGTCTTTTAAGTTTTAAAGAATAAACCGACAATGATGCTTAAATTACGTAAAACTTGGTTGAAAATCAACCACCGATGGTATGCCCTAACCAATAAAAAATACTCCTCATGGAAATGGCGATCGCGAAATTTACTATTATTATCAATTGTGGTAATTCTATCCATTAGTATTACCGCTACAGCCATCACTAGTTACAAAATTGTTAAAGAGTTGTTGCTCGCTAGTCTCAAAGAACAAGTACTGTTAGAAACACACCAAGGTCAGAATGATATTGATAACTGGTTAGCCATTCGTAAGACAGAAATTAAAACTTTGGCAAATTCTGCTGTGGTGCGATCGCTAGATTGGTCTGTGATGGAACCTTACTTGCAATCTGAGTTGAAGCGGCTGCAAACGTTTTTGCTCATGGGGTTCGTAACACCGGATAGTGCATTAATTAATACTCATGGAGATCATCTCAATGTTAAAGACCGAGAATTCTTTCAGCGGAGTATGACGGGTGAAACGGTAGCTGCCGATCCAATTATTGGACGCACAACTAAACAGTTACAGATTCAAATTAGTACTCCGATTCCTGCCGAAACAGGCATAAAGCCAGCAGGTGTGTTAATGGGAGGAATTCCAATTAATCGGGTAGTTGAGGTTATTAGCAATTTACATGAAGGTAAGGGCAGCTATGCCTTTGCCCTGAATTCTCAAGGAGTTCCCATTGCCCATCCCAACACGGAACTAATTGGTACAGCCGAAAAAGCCGCTCAGAGTTTCCTCAATTCGCCCAATCCCAGGTTAGCGGAAATTACTCAAAAGATGGTAGCTAAACGCACAAGTATTGAATTGGCTCAACTGGATGGGAAGTGGAGCTATGTTGCTTACACTCCCCTTAGAGAAGCAAATTGGTCGTTAGCCTTGATTGTGCCACAAGAAAATATTGAATCGCCATTGCAGGCGTTGAATTTGTTAGCTACGGTTTTAGGAGGATTGCTGGTGGTTGGGTTGATCGGTGCATGGCGACAGGTGCAATTATATGAACAAATTCGCGATCGCGCCTTGATTTCCAGCCAGCAAGCGCAGGAACTCAGCAAAACCTTGAAAGAATTGCAAAATACCCAAGCTCAACTCATCCACACCGAAAAAATGTCTAGCCTAGGACAATTGGTTGCTGGGGTGGCACACGAAATCAATAATCCTGCCAATTTTATTCATGCGAATCTCAACCATGCAAGCGTTTACAGTCAAGATATCCTCGATTTGCTCAAGCTTTATCAACAAACCTACCCAAATCCTACCCCAGAAATTAGCGATCGCGCCCAAGACCTTGATATTGAGTTTCTAGCAGAAGATTTACCTAAGTTAATGGCATCAATGCAAGTGGGAACCAAACGCATTCGTGAAATTGTGCTGTCCCTGCGTAATTTCTCCCGTCTCGATGAAGCAGACATGAAATTTGTAGATATTCATGAAGGATTAGACAACACTCTGATGATTTTGAACCGTCGTCTGATAGCCACGCCTAATCAATCGGAAATTCAGATCGTTAAGAAATACGGTGATTTACCCCAAGTAGAATGCTACGCAGGGCAACTCAATCAGGTGTTTATGAATATTCTGGTGAATGCGATCGATGCACTGGAAGAAGCCAGCCAAAAACGGAGTTTTGAGGATATTAAAACTAACCCTAATAAAATTAAGCTGCAAACGCAACTTGACAAATCAAGTCATTACGCGATCGTTCAGATTTACGATAATGGTATTGGGATGTCTGAGTATGTCAAGCAACGGGTATTTGACCACATGTTTACTACTAAACCTGTGGGCAAAGGAATCGGATTAGGAATGGCGATCGCCTATCAAATTATCGTAGAAAAACATGCAGGAACTATTGAAGTTGATTCTACCCCAGGATGTGGTACAGAGTTTACCATTCGTATTCCTTTAACAAGTAAAAAGTAAAAATTCAAACTTGTTCAATAGACCTCTTGCATAAATATTTTTTGTCTCACGCACCAGACGCAAAGAAAAACTCTAAAATTATGACTTTTGCAAGAAGTCTAATCAAATTGAGCCTCAAGAAGGAATGCAAGTCAAAGTGCGATATCTTTGTAAGCGTTGATTTAGAGTTCCTGTGTGTAACTCAAACAAATGATTATCATAGTCGTAAAAATATAAGGAACGCCCTTATCCTTCTACACGATTTCGACTTTCTTTAACATCTACCCCAAGACTCCTAACTCTGGCAGCATAGAGTTCGTAGTCGTCTTCGGTTATTTTAAAAGCTACATGGTTATAAGTTTTCTCTGGTAAAGAATCACCTTCCATGATGGCAATCCATAAGTCATTTATGAGGAAGAATTTTTCCTTTGAGATGGAGAAAGTTTGCTCACCACTAGAATAAATCTCCTCAGCATCAAATATTAATACAAGAGACTTCTTGCAGAAGTAGGGAACAGGGAACAGGGAACAGGGAACAGAACGTCGTAAAATCTCATTTTTGCAAGAGGTCTAAGGAATTTTGTCATCTTCTCCAAGTCCCTGACGATGAATGTGATATGGCTAATTCCTTGGATCATTCTTCTTCAATACATGCCGTATGGACGTGCGCTTCAGGTTAGGTTCGGTTAAAGCTCCGTTGCTGAACACTCTTGGAATTCCATTTCCAAAGCGACAGATAGATTTCTGTATGCCTTTACTTCGATCGCATTTCCGCTCGGATCGCTTAATAGCATCTTCGCTTGCTCTGCGTCGGTACCCACACCAGAAACATTTGGCTTTACCTTGAACTGAACCCTCATTTGATCAAGCCGATTTGCAAGAGCCTCCCAATCATTCCACGCTAAAACCGCACCGAAGTGACGCACACCATGTTCTCTCATCGGTAAAAGCTCAGAGGGTCGTTCATGCAAAGTAATCTGAGCTTCAAAGAGAAATATGTCGAGCCACTTGTCACGGACACGACCGACTTTGGCACCGAAGGTGGTGACATAAAAGTTCTTAGATTCTTCTAAGTCTCGGACGCTTAAGGCAAGATGAAAGATTGGACGAAACATCACTTGATCAAAAGGCTTGGCGACTTATAACAAACTATCATTAAATTTTGACTGCGTTATAGTTACATCGCTCGAATTAAAAATTAATTTTTAATTCGAGCGATGCAATGGTCATTTTTCCAACTCATTTCAATCATAGTTTAGTTAATATATTTATTAAATATTGCATATTAAATTGCCTACTATTATCTAAGACTTGAAATAACTAGGATTCCATTGCAACCAGTAATTTTCTAAGGATCTAGCAATAACATCAGCTAATTTACCGAACAGAGCATATAGCAAAATGCTCAATACAACAACATCAGTTTGCATAAATTCTCTGGCATTCATTGCCATGTAACCAATACCAGAATCAGCGGCAATTGTCTCTGCAACAATCAGTGTCAACCACATGATACCCAAAGAATAACGGACACCCACCAAAATAGATGACAATGCCCCAGGTAGAATAATTCGCCAAAATAAACCCCAGGTACTTAAACCATAGACTTTTCCCATTTCAATTAATCCCGGATCGACGCTACGAATACCATGAAAAGTATTTAAATAAATCGGAAACATGACACCCAAAGATACAAGAAATAATCTGGCTTCATCACCAATACCAAACCACAAAATTACCAAGGGAATTAATGCCAAATTGGGAATATTACGCAGCATTTGAATAGAAGTATCTAACAATTTTTCCGCAATCGGAGAGATGCCATTAAGTAAGCCTAAGATAAACCCAATACTTCCCCCAAGTAAAAATCCGGAAATTGCTCTTGTGGCACTAATGCTGATATTTCTAAATAGTTCACCTGTCTTGGCTAAATTAATAGCAGCACCCAAAACACTTAAAGGTGCAGGTAAAATGCGGATTGGAATTAAGCCTATAGAAGAAAATAACTGCCATAAGACAATTATGACTAAAGGTACTAACCAAGGTATTAATGATTGAATATGACGATTTTTCAAAAACAATATGTTTATTTTTTGCTTTTTCATTGTCTGGCTAGAACGTAAATTATTAGGACTAGACGAAATAATTTTCATCGGATTCTATTCTATATTTGTGAATGATGTTTACAAAACTGCTGGATATAGATTTGTTAAACTAATTTTTCCACGCAGCAATTACAGTAATAGGCAATTCTTCTGTAAAAATTCCTGAAGGCTCTACCTGTAGAAGAGATTCTCTTAAATCAACCTCGAATTTATGGCGGTTTTCTCCCACAAAAGATGGTAGACAAAAAGCTGTAGAATAGAGATAACCAATGTAGCTATCAATTGTCCAAGTTTTATTATATTTGACTTCATAATTAGCCTGACGGGGAAAGGGTGATTTAGCTAAGATTTCTTCATGAGAAACTGCTACATTTTGCCATACACCGTTACCACCTTGACCTGTGCGACGTTGTTCACCTAACCAACGTTTGACAACTGAAATTGCTGTTTTTTTCCACGGATGCTCACTATTCCAAGGGTCTTCATAGGTTTTGATAATAGCAAGACCACCATCATCAGAGAGTTGGTTGTATATGCGTTCTAGTACCAATTCTCGCTGCATCCAGTGAAAGGCTCTACCAATGGTCACTAGCTTGAATTTACCAGCAGCAGGAGAGATATTTTCTGCTCGTTCTTGTACCCAACTGATATTAGTTGCTTTCGCTGCTGCTGCTTGTTGTTGTGCTTCTTGGAGCATATCTGCATCAGGATCTAAACCGATGACTTCTTGAAAGCGATCGCTTAAAGGAATCGCAATTAAACCAGCACCACAACCTAAATCTAGCAGCCTTCCTTTACCATTGAGTTGAAATTTATCTGTCAACAAATTAAACAAAACAGATGGATACTGGGGTCTGTAACGCGCATAGTACCAAGCTGCACCTTCAAATAAAGTTGGGTCGTAAGTTGTAATTGTCGTCATATTTTCAAAATCCTAAATTTGTATTAAAGGTAGTAAGGACTTTAGTCCTTCTAAACCTTGCATTTACCGTTTAGCTAGCACTTCTTGAGGTGTAATTTTGGCATATTCTTCAGGTGACAAAAAACCATCTTTGACATTCACCTTTTTGGGTATGAGTTTTAAGCTATACCATTTGTCTGCCACTTCCTGCTGCTTTGTAATGATTTTATCCGTGATTGGTACCAAAGCAAAATCATACTTGCTGTGCATTTTCTCTAAAGTAGCTACATCCAGTTGCGTCACAGGTGCAAGTAATTCGGCTATTTCTTTCGGATGTTGTTTTGACCAAACTTGTGCTTTTTGTAGTTCGTCTAAAAAGACTTTAATTACTTCTGGATTTTCTTGATAAAATTTACGTGATGTAGTAAAAAAGTTGTTACTATCCCGCAAACCATTACTGCCATCAATCAGAACACGACCGATTTTATTTTGCTCGCTTCTAGTGACAAATGGCTCCCAGATAAACCAAGCATCTACTTTACCTTGACTGAATGCTGCACTCGCATCAGGTGGTGGTAGATAAACTGAAGTTACATCAGTGAGTTTTAGCCCTTCTTTTTCTAAAGCTCTGAGTAGAAGGTAATGACCGATAGATGCTTTTTGGAAAGCAACTTTTTTTCCTTTCAAATCTTTGACACTTTTAACGCTTGAGTTGGTAGGAACTAAAAGTGAAACTGCTTTCCCATCACTGGAATTAGCAGCCAAGTATACAAGAGGTGTTCCGGCTGCTTGGGCAAATACAGGTGGTGATTCAGCGGTTAAGGCAATATCAAGCCCGTTTGCATTTAGGGCTTCTAATTGTTGTGGTC
Coding sequences:
- a CDS encoding trifunctional serine/threonine-protein kinase/ATP-binding protein/sensor histidine kinase yields the protein MNTAVEPMDKLLGYRISEQLYAGSRTLVYRAIREADQLPVVIKLLQQEYPTFNELLLFRNQYTIAKNLDLPGIVHPYSLEAYRNSYALVMEDFGGISLRDWMNTRTESNQSTLTEFLDIAIALSNILDGLYRHRVIHKDIKPANILINPETKQVKLIDFSIASVLPRESREIYSPNVLEGTLAYLSPEQTGRMNRGIDYRSDYYSLGVTFYELLAGHLPFESNDPMELVHCHIAKQPEQLRGRRDEEIPQVLCEIVMKLMAKNAEERYQTALGLKFDLEKCLSEFQETGRVKSFKLGERDICDRFIIPEKLYGRQAEVENLLDAFERVSQGNTEIMLVAGFSGIGKTAVVNEVHKPIVRQRGYFIKGKFDQFQRNIPFSGFVQAFRELIRQLLSETDAQFEQWKRKILSALGENGQVMIEVIPELESMIGKQPPAPEISGNAAQNRFNSLFLKLTQVFTASEHPLAIFIDDLQWADSASLKLMHLLMSEADIGYLLLIGAYRDNEVNPVHPLMLTLEEIQKLGATVNTITLLPLDRVSINHLVADTLSCSLALATPLTELVLSKTKGNPFFSTQFLKALHQDQLITFNFNGGYWECDIAQVRSLALTDDVVEFMAIQLQKLSTKTQEVFKLAACVGNQFDLKTLAIVHEKSQLETATDFWKALQDGLIIPTNEVYKFYQEESEFTIKDSELKQHNFPDSCYYKFLHDRVQQAAYSLIPESQKKATHLKIGQLLLNNTSSEVLEASIFDIVNQLNEGIDIIHEPAQKSHLAQLNLIAGKKAKASTAYRAAVKYFALGRQLLTEESWQANYKLTFELYKESAECEYLTSDFSQAETLFNVALNRSQDKFEKADIYAIEMYLKMTQGENIEASIKSGLKGLSIMGMHLPVTSEEQQAAIETELQELTAKLAVIPTANLFNLPEMIDPEKKVCMSLLADLWAAAYMGGDQYLSCLAPLLMISLSLRYGNAESSGFAYCLYGMNLANQGNYQTAYEFGTLALKLDRHFNSTQFIFKTNNIFAHTTNPYNQHLKTNLPLSQQSFQICQETGNLVFGVWAVSFLIWAMLIKGDRLSDVYAETEKYLSYVQQVNDANMLYAFTLQRQFLLSLQDISKTTDLLDDRHDEDIPYIEVWRQKNNFEHGINWYCFLKIQLSYLYGRYADAVEAAEEAEKTLGCNSGFFPIIQYHFYYPLSLIALYPNVTLEKKKQYWDIIREHQQIQKTWANSCPDNFLHRYLLLSAEIARISGKYMDAIESYDRAIAKAKENEYVNEEALANELAAKFYLEWGKERIAQEYLINAYYCYTRWGAKAKVDDLEQHYPQLLAPILQQRRSPLTPNETFANIDSINTFHPSIHKSVTSSSNTSVMLDLATVLKASQTLSSEIELDKLLTKLLQVVIENAGADKCALLLLKEGRLVVEATAQVGQHSTVLQSIFMEDSADVPHSLIYAVKRSLQFTVITNITMHPALMADPYIIRQQPKSLLCTPIFYQGKLLGILYLENNLTTGAFTSDRVEILNLLCTQAAISLENARLYQQAQDTLENLGQTEQFLRLIINNIPQHVFWKDRNSVYLGCNQKFAQISGVGVPENIIGKTDYDLPWIRAKSDYYVERDRRILESGQAELNIIETIQKVDEKQTWSNTNKIPLRDREGNVFGILGTSEDITERHEAQQLLQQQKQQLEEALQELQTMQLQLVQGEKMSALGNLVAGVAHEINNPVGFIAGNLQPAKDYVKDLLGLINLYQEKFPNPGSDIQDEIDAIDLNYVREDLPKLLDSMKLGVSCIRSISISLRTFSRADKDYKVPFDIHEGIDSTILILRHRLKANENRPAIEVVKNYGKLPLVECFAGQLNQVFMNLLANAIDALEQYNTERSLEAILANPNCITIQTRVADSGQNILIKIADNGVGMSPEVKQKVFDHLFTTKAVGKGTGLGLAIARQIIVEAHGGSLSCTSELGKGTEFVIQISTQQK
- a CDS encoding sensor histidine kinase; its protein translation is MMLKLRKTWLKINHRWYALTNKKYSSWKWRSRNLLLLSIVVILSISITATAITSYKIVKELLLASLKEQVLLETHQGQNDIDNWLAIRKTEIKTLANSAVVRSLDWSVMEPYLQSELKRLQTFLLMGFVTPDSALINTHGDHLNVKDREFFQRSMTGETVAADPIIGRTTKQLQIQISTPIPAETGIKPAGVLMGGIPINRVVEVISNLHEGKGSYAFALNSQGVPIAHPNTELIGTAEKAAQSFLNSPNPRLAEITQKMVAKRTSIELAQLDGKWSYVAYTPLREANWSLALIVPQENIESPLQALNLLATVLGGLLVVGLIGAWRQVQLYEQIRDRALISSQQAQELSKTLKELQNTQAQLIHTEKMSSLGQLVAGVAHEINNPANFIHANLNHASVYSQDILDLLKLYQQTYPNPTPEISDRAQDLDIEFLAEDLPKLMASMQVGTKRIREIVLSLRNFSRLDEADMKFVDIHEGLDNTLMILNRRLIATPNQSEIQIVKKYGDLPQVECYAGQLNQVFMNILVNAIDALEEASQKRSFEDIKTNPNKIKLQTQLDKSSHYAIVQIYDNGIGMSEYVKQRVFDHMFTTKPVGKGIGLGMAIAYQIIVEKHAGTIEVDSTPGCGTEFTIRIPLTSKK
- a CDS encoding VOC family protein, whose amino-acid sequence is MFRPIFHLALSVRDLEESKNFYVTTFGAKVGRVRDKWLDIFLFEAQITLHERPSELLPMREHGVRHFGAVLAWNDWEALANRLDQMRVQFKVKPNVSGVGTDAEQAKMLLSDPSGNAIEVKAYRNLSVALEMEFQECSATEL
- the ssuC gene encoding aliphatic sulfonate ABC transporter permease SsuC, with the translated sequence MKKQKINILFLKNRHIQSLIPWLVPLVIIVLWQLFSSIGLIPIRILPAPLSVLGAAINLAKTGELFRNISISATRAISGFLLGGSIGFILGLLNGISPIAEKLLDTSIQMLRNIPNLALIPLVILWFGIGDEARLFLVSLGVMFPIYLNTFHGIRSVDPGLIEMGKVYGLSTWGLFWRIILPGALSSILVGVRYSLGIMWLTLIVAETIAADSGIGYMAMNAREFMQTDVVVLSILLYALFGKLADVIARSLENYWLQWNPSYFKS
- a CDS encoding class I SAM-dependent methyltransferase, with the protein product MTTITTYDPTLFEGAAWYYARYRPQYPSVLFNLLTDKFQLNGKGRLLDLGCGAGLIAIPLSDRFQEVIGLDPDADMLQEAQQQAAAAKATNISWVQERAENISPAAGKFKLVTIGRAFHWMQRELVLERIYNQLSDDGGLAIIKTYEDPWNSEHPWKKTAISVVKRWLGEQRRTGQGGNGVWQNVAVSHEEILAKSPFPRQANYEVKYNKTWTIDSYIGYLYSTAFCLPSFVGENRHKFEVDLRESLLQVEPSGIFTEELPITVIAAWKN